One part of the Rutidosis leptorrhynchoides isolate AG116_Rl617_1_P2 chromosome 1, CSIRO_AGI_Rlap_v1, whole genome shotgun sequence genome encodes these proteins:
- the LOC139883130 gene encoding uncharacterized protein, translated as MARLTFVFLKLSLFLLIGVSYVLGNSFGAHPLGARNRLTKPTKVNAESSSNSLEYDVYNYTQTLDHFNFKPEIYMTFQNRYVIISKYWGGASKNAPIFVYTGEETNVIGDVEYLGFPHILAQRFGALLVYIEHRYYGTSMPFGSKDEAYSNSSTLGYFTSEQALADYAQIIVDLKKNMSAENCPVITIGASYGGMLASWFRMKYPHIAYGAYAASAPILYFLGLTPQTGYDGVVSMDFNRTSTSCHDTIRESWFEIDKVAAQSNGLSSLSQMFNTCMPLNSTQELKDNLEARYDTWAQYDSPASNFLQHFCNATDGAGTMTYILNKIIAGFSAVRGNICIYLDDYSRDKTSGWDWQSCTEMVMPMGRGENDTMFQANPFDLDKYTKECQQVFGVTPRPYWIPVEFGGYGIKTVLEKFASNIIFTNGLRDPYSSGGVLQNISDTVVALYTEEGHHCLDINTPLDTDPDWLVAQRVSVIDTIQGWLSNFNVPS; from the exons ATGGCAAGACTAACTTTTGTCTTCTTGAAATTGTCATTGTTCTTGCTAATAGGGGTAAGTTATGTGTTAGGAAATAGTTTTGGAGCACACCCTTTAGGTGCAAGAAATAGATTAACTAAGCCAACAAAGGTTAATGCTGAAAGCTCTTCAAACTCACTAGAGTATGATGTTTATAATTACACACAGACATTGGATCATTTCAATTTTAAGCCAGAGATCTACATGACCTTCCAAAATCGTTATGTCATAATAAGTAAATACTGGGGTGGGGCGAGTAAGAACGCCCCAATCTTTGTTTATACGGGAGAAGAAACTAATGTCATTGGTGACGTTGAGTATCTTGGGTTCCCTCACATTCTGGCTCAACGATTTGGCGCTCTTTTGGTGTATATTGAG CATCGTTATTATGGGACTTCAATGCCATTTGGATCCAAAGACGAGGCATATAGTAACTCTAGCACTCTCGGGTACTTTACCTCAGAGCAAGCTTTGGCGGATTACGCTCAAATAATAGTTGATCTTAAGAAGAACATGTCAGCAGAAAATTGTCCGGTTATAACTATTGGAGCCTCTTACGGTGGAA TGCTAGCTTCATGGTTTCGCATGAAGTATCCACACATTGCATATGGAGCTTATGCGGCCTCAGCTCCAATCTTGTACTTTTTGGGGCTTACTCCACAAACTGGCTACGACGGAGTTGTTTCAATGGATTTCAAC CGTACAAGTACGAGTTGCCACGACACCATAAGAGAATCTTGGTTTGAAATTGACAAAGTTGCTGCTCAATCAAATGGTCTTTCTAGTCTGTCCCAAATGTTCAACACATGCAT GCCATTAAACTCAACCCAAGAGCTAAAGGACAATTTGGAGGCCAGGTATGACACTTGGGCGCAGTACGACAGCCCTGCAAGCAATTTTCTACAACATTTTTGCAATGCAACCGATGGAGCTGGAACAATGACTTATATTCTTAACAAGATCATAGCTGGATTTTCAGCAGTTCGAGGaaatatatgcatctatttagACGATTATAGCCGTGACAAAACTTCTGGATGGGATTGGCAG TCGTGCACCGAAATGGTAATGCCTATGGGACGTGGAGAAAACGATACGATGTTTCAAGCGAATCCTTTTGATTTGGACAAATACACCAAGGAATGCCAACAAGTTTTCGGTGTTACCCCAAGACCTTATTGGATCCCAGTTGAATTTGGAGGCTAT GGTATAAAAACTGTGCTTGAGAAGTTTGCAAGTAACATCATCTTTACAAATGGGCTTCGTGATCCGTATAGTTCTGGAGG TGTTCTTCAAAATATATCAGATACAGTTGTAGCTCTATACACGGAGGAAG GGCATCATTGCTTGGACATCAACACTCCATTAGATACTGATCCCGACTGGTTAGTTGCTCAGCGGGTGAGCGTGATTGATACTATTCAAGGGTGGCTCTCTAATTTTAACGTCCCTAGCTAA